CATCAATTCCATGGCTTTTCCCATGCTGGGAACATCCAGGGCCAGGATTATCTTGTTTTTAACCTCCATGGGAGTAGTTATGTTTTTGATCTTTAAATTATTTTGTATGGGAGTTATGTTGAGATTGATCTATGAACACCGTATCTATTGAACACTGTTTGGATTATATTGAACCCGTTTGGGTTAAATAAACACAATTTATGAAACTGTTTATTTAATAATGAAAGATGCATTTATTGGTTAGTTCATCCCCTATGTTAATATTCAATCTACCCCAATTATCTCACTTAACCTTACCAATTAATCAAAATAGGCCCGGAATTTAACATACCTTTATAAGCACTCAAATCCATAGTAAAGTCAGCCATTTTTAATGGCAAATTTGGAAGTGAATAAATGTTCGGAAATAGTTACGGAAGAGATGAAAGGGAAAATTCCTCCCCCATTACTGAAGGGGAAGAATACGATGTTAAAATTGAAGATTTAGGTAGAGATGGTGACGGCATTACCCGTATTGAAGGTTTTGTTGTTTTCGTTTCAGGAGCTAAAGTCGGAGATGAAGTTAAAATCAAAGTTAACTCTGTTCGCAGAAATTTTGGTTTTGCAGAAATAGTAGAATAAACTAGACGTAATTCTTGAAGCGAAATAAAAATCAATTTTATTAAGTTTTTTAAGAATTCACATTTTTAAAAGCCATATTTAAGGCAAATTATTTGGAGTGAATATATATGTTCGGAAGTAATTACGGAAGAGATGAAAGGGAAAATTCTGCCCCTATTAACGAAGGGGAAGAATACGATGTTAAAATTGAAGATTTAGGTAGAGATGGTGACGGCATTACCCGTATTGAAGGTTTTGTTGTTTTCGTTTCAGGAGCTAAAGTCGGTGACGAAGTTAAAATCAGAGTTAACTCCGTCAGAAGGAACTTCGGCTTCGCAGAAGTAGTTGAATAAGTAACTTATTCATATAAATCTTCTAAAATTCAGATAAAGGGAATAAAATCCAATTTTATTCCTTTTTGAATTATTTTTTCTTAAATTTTATACTAGTTTTTAATCCATTCTTTTTAACTTAAATTAAAATCCTGTTATTCTCAAAATAATTTCCTATTATTCTCAAAAATTATTTTATAAATTATTTTATTTTAGTATCTGATTTTGAAATAGGGTATTCACAAAATAGGGGTATTTACAATTTTCATTTACTTAAATTCATTTAATCATTTCATTTTCAGTTTATTAGAATAATTCATTCAGTTTTATGAGTATTAATATTATCCTTATTCGAATTTTATCATAATTTTATCAATTTATTAAATATATTAGTTTTTTATAGAGCGTAGATTGTGAGAATACGTTGAAATTATGTAATAATAGGGTTGAAATTGGGACAAATTTGGGAAAATTCATTTAAGTGATCAAGAGGAATTTAGTTATTGTGTGGTGTTTATTTTAACACTACACGCCCCCCCCCCCCCCCTTAATTTAATAAGATTATTAATAAGCAATATTACCTGGAATCTTTTTTTAAATTTCAATTAATCCTTTTTTAAATTTTAAATACATTATTAATTAGATTTTTCCGGATAGGGTGCCTTTTTTGATTTCTATTTTTTAAGCCTAATTTTTTAAGCATCATATGAAATCCAACATCAAATAATGTATTTTTTATTTAAAATGCAGAATATTGTCCACATGCTTTTGTCCACATACTTTTGGTTGTGCATGCTTTTTGGCCCCGAAGTTAAATCTTTAAAAGGACTTCTAGATGCAACAATAAAAAATCAATTTTTCCTGATTTTTTTTAAACTAAAAGTGAAAAGTTTATAAAGACCTTATTCTAAAAGTGAATTACAAGTAGAATTTAATATTCAGGCTAGTTATTTCAACGGGCAGTACTAATCCTATCGGTTGAAAAGACTTGAATCAGCAACTAAACTTAAAAAAATGTTTTAAAAGAATAGGAGGATTCAAATGCATATTAT
Above is a genomic segment from Methanobacterium sp. containing:
- a CDS encoding TRAM domain-containing protein → MFGNSYGRDERENSSPITEGEEYDVKIEDLGRDGDGITRIEGFVVFVSGAKVGDEVKIKVNSVRRNFGFAEIVE
- a CDS encoding TRAM domain-containing protein produces the protein MFGSNYGRDERENSAPINEGEEYDVKIEDLGRDGDGITRIEGFVVFVSGAKVGDEVKIRVNSVRRNFGFAEVVE